In Acidimicrobiales bacterium, the sequence CGACATGGACGTGGTCATCACCGAGGTCGGCGGCACGGTCGGCGACATCGAGATCCTCCCGTTCCTCGAGGCCATCCGCCAGTTCCGCAAGGACGTCGGGCGGGAGAACGTCTGCTACATCCACCTCACGCTCGTGCCCTACCTGGGGGCGGCGGGGGAGCAGAAGACCAAGCCCACCCAGCACTCGGTGACCGAGCTGCGCAGCCGGGGCATCCAGCCCGACGTCATCGTGTGCCGCAGCGACCAGCACATCACCGACGGGCTCAAGCAGAAGGTCTCCAACCTCTGCGACGTGCCGATGGAGGCGGTGGTGTCGGTCGCCAACGCCCGCAACATCTACGAGATCCCCCTCGTGCTGCACCGCGAGGGCTTCGACGACTACGTCTGCCGGCTGCTCCACTTCGACGATCCCGACCACGAGCTGGACCTGGGGTCGTGGGAGGCGATGGTCGACCGCATCGACGCGGCGACCGATCCGGTCCGCATCGGGTTGGTGGGGAAGTACCGCGTGCGCGACGCCTACCTGTCGGTGGTCGAGGCCCTGCGCCACGCCGGCTTTGCCCACGGGGTGCGCGTCGAGGTCGACTGGATCCCCGCCGAGGAGGTCACCGGGCTCCTGGCCGAGGACCGCCTGCGGAACCTCGACGGGATGGTGATCCCGGGCGGGTTCGGGGAGCGGGGGATCGACGGCAAGATCGCCGCCGCCGGCTACGCCCGCGAGCACGACGTGCCCTGCCTCGGGCTGTGCCTGGGGCTGCAGGTGATGGTTGTCGACTACGCCCGCAACGTGGCCGGCCTCACCGGGGCCCACTCCCGGGAGTTCGACCCCGCCACCCCCCACCCGGTCATCGACCTCATGAACGAGCAGCACGAGGTGGTGGACAAGGGCGGGACCATGCGGCTGGGCTCCTACGTGGCCGTGCTCAAGTCCAAGAGCCGGGTGGCGGAGGCCTACGGGGAGCAGGTGGTGCGGGAGCGCCACCGCCACCGCTTCGAGGTGAACCCGTCCTACCGGCGCCGGCTCGAGGACGCCGGGCTGGTCTGCTCGGGCACGTCCCCCGACGACCGCCTCGTCGAGTTCGTCGAGCTGGCCGACCACCCGTTCTGGCTCGGGACCCAGGCCCACCCGGAGTTCAAGAGCCGTCCCGACCGGCCCCACCCGCTGTTCCTCGAGCTGGTGGGGGCCGCCGCCGAGCGGGCGTGGGGCCGGCGCCTGCACGCCTGACCGTCGCCCCGCACCGCGGTCCCGATCCATCCGGCTGAGCCCGTGACGCAGTTCCGCAAGCTCGACGAGACCGAGGTGACCCGCGGGCCGGTGATCCAGGTCGGGGTGGCCCGCTTCGCCGCTCCGGACGGGACGGAGTTCGAGCGCCAGATCGTGCACCACCCGGGGGCGGTGGTGGTCGTCCCCCTGCTGGACCGGCGCACCGTGGTCCTCGTCCGCCAGTTCCGGGCGGCGGTGGGTGCCGAGCTGCTCGAGGTCCCCGCCGGCAAGCGCGACGTGGCGGGGGAGGCGCCCGAGGCCACCGCGGCGCGGGAGCTGGCCGAGGAGATCGGGTACCGGCCGGGCCGGCTCCACCTGCTGGCCCGCTTCTACAACAGCCCCGGCTTCTCCGACGAGCTCTCCCACCT encodes:
- a CDS encoding CTP synthase, which encodes MAKHIFVTGGVASSLGKGLTASSLGRLLRSRGLRVTMQKLDPYLNVDPGTMNPDEHGEVFVTDDGGETDLDLGHYERFIDEPLTRDSNSTTGSIYRSVIAKERRGDFLGRTVQVIPHITDEIKQRILRLATDDMDVVITEVGGTVGDIEILPFLEAIRQFRKDVGRENVCYIHLTLVPYLGAAGEQKTKPTQHSVTELRSRGIQPDVIVCRSDQHITDGLKQKVSNLCDVPMEAVVSVANARNIYEIPLVLHREGFDDYVCRLLHFDDPDHELDLGSWEAMVDRIDAATDPVRIGLVGKYRVRDAYLSVVEALRHAGFAHGVRVEVDWIPAEEVTGLLAEDRLRNLDGMVIPGGFGERGIDGKIAAAGYAREHDVPCLGLCLGLQVMVVDYARNVAGLTGAHSREFDPATPHPVIDLMNEQHEVVDKGGTMRLGSYVAVLKSKSRVAEAYGEQVVRERHRHRFEVNPSYRRRLEDAGLVCSGTSPDDRLVEFVELADHPFWLGTQAHPEFKSRPDRPHPLFLELVGAAAERAWGRRLHA
- a CDS encoding NUDIX hydrolase; protein product: MTQFRKLDETEVTRGPVIQVGVARFAAPDGTEFERQIVHHPGAVVVVPLLDRRTVVLVRQFRAAVGAELLEVPAGKRDVAGEAPEATAARELAEEIGYRPGRLHLLARFYNSPGFSDELSHLYLAEDLEEVGREAAGIEEGHMSVHRIDLDAVPGLIASGEIVDAKTIIGLTLTREHLRP